ACTAAAACCACTACTAATGATTGCTTTGCTGAACCTTCTTCTAATTGAAATaaattatgtttaattattttgttaatattatAGTTTCACTAAATTTGTAATtgaatacttttattttaaaattttttaattatatctctacactatttttaattttataattagaccATTGCcatatcaaaaaatattaaaatcaacaaaatattttttccgtAAATTAAAAGTACCTACAATTAAGGGTATAATTAGATCTTTGGCtacattttttttgaaaaaagtatTCTATTAATATGATAAGGACCTAATTACAAATTTCAAAATGGTATAGGGACCCTATTAAAAACTATTAAAGTATGAAGACTTAAATACAAATTGGATAAAACTATAGAGAttgaattaaatcaaattattaattatatatttttagaataaactACTAAAATGATACACAAAAATTCACAATCACTGATAACAACAATTTCAATAGATACGAATGACaaataagtttttgaaaattttatgatacaacaaaaataactagatatcgaatatatattaaaaaaaactttagagataagattttgatgcaattttttacaaatattattgaaagaATAAGATCTTTTCTCATCTTtgaaatttggtaattttacgtcaagtaatttttttaaaataaaaaaatatcgtgAATGACCAagcttttttgaaaaataagaaaaaaattctaaaGATCAAAATTTGCTCTATATTTAAAATGGATAAGTTATTTgctaaatacaaaattttttttaccacttataaaaaaaatataatattcataGGTTAGTTAGGttgcatttttaaattattcaatgGCTTATTTGTTATGTGTAtctttaagaattatttttgacagtagtataaattttttaataccattttaataatttatcctatatttttattttcaaatttttaagaataattatttttcatattttcactGGGTGCTTTGATACGTTTTGATAGTATTTCATGACTACCTTAAGggaaattatataattttttttaaaaaaagttgtaATATTTGATAGTTTCAGCCATTagattacaaaattttatttaagataacttgatgaaaaatattaaattaaattaaagaaccataattaaaaattaagtcAAACTATAAGGTCTTatagtataataaaataatcttgaaaaaaaaatggagaaCCTATTCTATAAgtgaatttctttttttttcccctgTATAATGCCATAAATATGTTTAAATGTAATTTGTTAAATTGATGTCAAGACGAATAATATCTTCAATTACTTTGATTTGATGAATTTACATTTAGTTATTCTGCTTTTGATTCTCCACAGATTGTGAAGGAACGTGGATCATTCAGTAGTTACATATGGGGTTATGTAAATCACAAGCCATTAAACAACAAATACAAATTGCCAAGAGATGTTCCACCAAGGACTCCCAAAGCTGATACGATAAGCAAGGATCTCATAAAGCGTGGATTCAGATTCTTGAGTCCAGTCATAGTCTACTCTTTCATGCAAGCTGCAGGGTTAACCAATGATCATCTTTTGGATTGTTATAGACACAATCAATGTGTAAGGCTAGCAGAAAGATCTTGGAGACATATTTAAATAAACTTGGAACTTTTActttattgtttaattatttggaattttattattaataagttTTCCAAACATGTGTAGCATGAAAGATACATTGTTTTGTTTGCTGCATTTTATTGGGCTTCAAATATATAGGgtcaattttcttcttctcttattattattatacagcCCCATTATGTATGGTGcagggattttttttttcatgagaAGTGGATTCTCTGCCGTGGTTAATTTTGTTATTAGTCTCGatgattatttaatatttgttattgtaaatataattgtggtattttgGTTTTGTTGTTGTAGTTCACACGTGTTCTGACTCCGTATGGCACATTTGTTGATGTTTTTACGTCCGAGCCGGCGGATCCAACCATGGATCTCAGGCGGCAGAGATTTGAACCATATTTACGACGAGCAGAATTCTATTATGCGTCATTAATAAAGCATTTTGAGTATGACAATCCGCTGATAAGTGCATTTGTTGAACGATAGTGTCCCGAGACGCACACATTTCATTTCCCGTGGGGTGAGTGTACCATAACACTAGAGGATGTGGTAATGCAGTCAGTGTTACCCATTGATGGCGAGCCTGTTAGTGGTACTCTAAGATCATGGAGCAAGTTTCACCAAAGAGATATATGGCAATGGTGCGAAGAGACCGGTATTCATCAGGATCACGTTCTTTAGCTCTTCCAAAGACGTCTGCGACGGAATCATTATCCACAGTAGATCATCACAAACAAATGTAACACCTTCAGATGTAATAGAAATTTCTCCATTAGAATATACGACAACGTACATATTTTCGGTGGCCATAGACACAACACAATAGCATCTACAGAATTTTTAGAAAGAAAGGAAACACATAGAGATAGGAGAGAGTTGCTTGAGATGAATATTTCGGCGAGACATCAAAAAATTTCCAATCATGCTTGTAAATTGTCTTCCACGTCCCTTTATATAGCGAATTCCTGGCTCCATTTCGTGTGAAGTACAGTTGTTATGGTTTCTTTTCGCGTCTGGTCCGGAAGAATTGTCTATCTGGTCCAATTTGCGTGTACCACCAAGGCATTGGCCCAATTTGCAGATGCTGACCTAGAGATGCCCATTTTGTGGGCGCtgaccttgagttggaatgctAACCCATTTCGTAGGCGCCCGAAAGAAAATGGTAGCAAAAACTATTTCGTAGATGATTGCCATGACATGGACCAACGTAttctgaaaaatattttcatgtatgcgtatttaaagaaataatgtgttttttttacttattttaataaaaaaaaaagtcttgTACTTTCATCTAAACAattaaaaaggaagagaaatcaCAACATTTAACTTGAATTCAAAAGGTTACTacaataattatcatatatttattttagattaaggtagaaaatttatttttaattactaaatattaaccaattttttaatataaaattattttttaatctttatgTTTTAGAGAATTTAGGattaaaatatagaattaaaatttaaaacaagaaaatttttcaaaaaaatatctattattgatgataaattttttaCTGAAAAACGTTAACTCCTTAATTTAACTCTTTGCATTAAAGTAGATAACATCTTTTCTTAATACTCATTTTTACTCATTActttaaaatgaaagaaattataaaaataaaatgttatatGACAATAAAAGTCAAAAGTCAAAACATAACCCGAAAATAGCAAAATGTATGTCGTTTTGAAGTTCGATGAGGTAATAAACGGTGTCGTTTTGAATCAGGGACCGTTTTCCGCAGTAACAAACACACTTGGAAGTTGAAACCGCAGAGCACGGCGATGCGAATCACCATCGACGCAATCCCTTTGGACCTTCTTCCCTTGAATCTGAATGTGCTCTAAGCCATGTCCTCCGTCCACGTCGACATCGCCGACGATGCTGCCGCCGCAGCCACCGACGGTTTTTATTCTCCGGCCAAGCAGAAGGCCGCGAACCGCCGCCCCACCGTCCTCACCATCCAGCGGGCGAGGCAGACCCTCTGCGCCGCCAAGGTGAAGCTCATCCTTGCGGTTCTCACCTTCTCCTTCATCATTTACGTCTCCTCCAAGCTCAGCTCCTTCATGGGTTGGAACCCTCACTATCCTTCATTCGTTTCTTCTCCCTCAAGGTTTACAAAAAtggatctttttttctttctcgaTTTTCAGGTTACGGTTGTTTTGCTTTGCAATTGATTGttgattctttcttttttttaatgtatatttcaATGGAAGATCATAAATTTCATTGGATCTCATGTTCTAGGAGTTAGATTATGGTGATGAATCAGGACTTTACAATGTGTAGTGCCAACCTCAACATTTTCATCATTTAGAAAAATTCTCAGAATGAAAAATGCATCATGATTGCTAAGAACtagtaaattattatattttatgataatGATCATGGATTTATGATGATGGAGATtaccttgaaaaaaaatttgttgtgTAAACCGGATCTAATAGTATGAATGATTTAATCCATGGTTCAGGGGTGGCTATACTGTGCTGATAAACAGTTGGAAGCAGAGCTCCGTCCTTAAACAATCTGTTGCTCATTATGCATCATGTCGTAGTGTTGAAAGAATACATGTGTCATGGAGTGGAAGTGAACCACCATCGGAGAAGCTGATAGCCCGTCTAAATGAGATTGCTGTTCTGAAGTCCGAGGGAGCTCAGAAAGCAGACTTTATATTTGAGGTCATTTCGGGAGATCAATTAGCCAGCAGGTTTAGGCCAAAAAGCTACCCCAACACTGATGCGATTTTCTCAGTTGATGACAATGTGATTGTTCCGTGCCCTTCTCTGGATTTTGCTTTCTCTGTCTGGCAAACTGCTCCATTGTCAATGGTGGGATTCGTTCCTCGAACACACTCAGTAAATAAGGAGGTTTGTACTAAGATTTTATCATAAGCTGTGCTTGCATTTTACTCTCATTGATTTCTTATAAGCAGAATAATACATTCTTGCAATACACACACAAAGGTAAACAAAGATAATGCTTTCAAATTCCAAAGGCATATTTTAGGAGAAGTTATATGGTTGTATTGGTAGTGTCTCCTTAAATTCAAAGGTTGgcattgaaaaagaagaaaaagggagaggAGGGAGGTGAAAATATAGAGGGCAACATGTGGGAAAAACATGGTGTTACaagcaaaaataacaaaaagatgCCCTAACCTAATAGTAAGATAACTGAAATGTGATTGACACTTTTTGCATACCTCTATGTTATTAGTTTTGCATACTGTATCTGAcaaatttgtctttttatatCACAGCAAAATAATGttgcatattatatatatgaaggATGGTGGTCAGTTTGGTGGACGGGAACTTATACCATGGTTCTCTCAAAGGCTGCATTCTTTCACAGGAAATACTTGGACTTTTATGCTCATATGTCTCCGTCGATTCAGAACTATGTTGCTAACGAGAGGTTTGATATATCATTAATTTCCTTTTAGTGGTTTTCACCCTCCGTTATATAATCTTCATGTATGCTTATtaatattttcttctctttttttggtTTTGGTGGGTGTTCAATTTCGTGTCCTTGATTGATGTATGGACTTGTGTAACTGTTATCTTCAACAGGAGTTGTGAAGACATCGCAATGTCCCTCCTCGTTGCTAATGTTACAGGTGCTCCTCCGGTATGGGTCAAAGGTagctcttctctctttctccttTAAGCCACTTCAAATCTTCAATCACAGGTAGAGAAACATGAATATAGCTATTAGGTCTGTTTGACACACTTGATAGTATAAGGCCTGTGCTGTGAAGAGATTTTACGAGCAATTATATATTGCTCTAGTAAGTTGTAGTGTTTCTTTTTGGCATGGAGCTCTTTTTTCCCAATCACTTATTTGTTGAATTGCTTTAATATCTATCAACCGGCTAGTACTTCATCTATCACTCAGCTTGAAGCTAATAAAAGGTCAACATCTTCAATGAAATTTGCAGGCAAAATCTATGAGATTGGGGCATCTTCCATTGGCAGTCTGAGAGGGAGAAGCCGACTGAGAAACAAATGTCTCAACGATTTAATATCACATTACGGTAGTATGCCTCTTGTTCCGACTAATTTCAAAGCGGTTAGCGCTAAGAATGAATGGCTATGGTAgtcattttgttttcttaatcAAGGCAAAGCCATTTCACCTAGAAGGAAAGATTTTGTGTGAGGTGTATATAGATGTATGTTCTAGGGTCTCAAcagtttttttattcattaatgtTTGGTACAAAACAAGCCTGGTCTACTGCCAAGAGTGGTGATCTTGTGAAGGCCCTTTACTCTATGTAGCTATGTATGACTCTAAAATTAAATTACCACAAACTAGAATGGACTCATTGAAAATCTCTACTGATTAATCAACTATCTTTACAGTGAATGTTTGTTCTGTGTCTGTACCTACCTAATGGAGGATGACTCTGGCCTTTGGTCATGTAGATAAAGTGATAAACAGAAAAAGTTAAAGATGAAACTTGATGAACTAAGGATGGTAAGTGCATGATTTAAATTGCTGTGGTTTGTTGATTCGtgttaaaataaagaaaagttgAGTTGAATTTTATTAAACTTTAGGAGAAGTGTGTTAACTTgttcttaaaagaaaaaggtaTAAAAATGATGTAACTTTGTTTTGCCCCCCAAAATGAAAAAACACAGAAAGTtggatttaatttaataaaattcaagagaaaTGACTAATGAGTATGATTTATCTTAAAAGAGGGTTGTAAAAATGatgtatatttgattttttttctgttcTCCAAGATGGAAAAATATATGAAGGTTTGTGCGAATGGAGTTGTGTATCCAATGAAAAGGAATTCAGtgttttttatatgaataaataaataaatatgaataaaaatggTTCGATGTTCAGAAAATACAAGTATTAATGTTAGCAGGTGTCTAATGAAGAGAAATAGAAATGGATGCTTGCAAATTTGAATCTTAGAAACTTGGTGTATGCAACATGAAATCATGTATGCATCTTCATCATATTAAAACAAGAGCATCACTCTAGAAATCAAGAATAATACAAGTGGTTGAGCCAGCTCTTCTCTCTCATCCATTTAGTAAAAAAggttaaaggaaaaaaataaaaaaaaaggaaaaagaaaaagaatggtTGATCAATCTTGAAAATCAGCTCATATTATTAACTCACTTTGCCAAATTAATCAAATCTCCAATGTTATAAGAGTAAG
The Arachis duranensis cultivar V14167 chromosome 5, aradu.V14167.gnm2.J7QH, whole genome shotgun sequence genome window above contains:
- the LOC107491232 gene encoding uncharacterized protein LOC107491232 isoform X2, coding for MSSVHVDIADDAAAAATDGFYSPAKQKAANRRPTVLTIQRARQTLCAAKVKLILAVLTFSFIIYVSSKLSSFMGWNPHYPSFVSSPSRGGYTVLINSWKQSSVLKQSVAHYASCRSVERIHVSWSGSEPPSEKLIARLNEIAVLKSEGAQKADFIFEVISGDQLASRFRPKSYPNTDAIFSVDDNVIVPCPSLDFAFSVWQTAPLSMVGFVPRTHSVNKEDGGQFGGRELIPWFSQRLHSFTGNTWTFMLICLRRFRTMLLTRGVVKTSQCPSSLLMLQVLLRYGSKAKSMRLGHLPLAV
- the LOC107491232 gene encoding glycosylinositol phosphorylceramide mannosyl transferase 1 isoform X1; protein product: MSSVHVDIADDAAAAATDGFYSPAKQKAANRRPTVLTIQRARQTLCAAKVKLILAVLTFSFIIYVSSKLSSFMGWNPHYPSFVSSPSRGGYTVLINSWKQSSVLKQSVAHYASCRSVERIHVSWSGSEPPSEKLIARLNEIAVLKSEGAQKADFIFEVISGDQLASRFRPKSYPNTDAIFSVDDNVIVPCPSLDFAFSVWQTAPLSMVGFVPRTHSVNKEQNNVAYYIYEGWWSVWWTGTYTMVLSKAAFFHRKYLDFYAHMSPSIQNYVANERSCEDIAMSLLVANVTGAPPVWVKGKIYEIGASSIGSLRGRSRLRNKCLNDLISHYGSMPLVPTNFKAVSAKNEWLW